The following nucleotide sequence is from Pasteurella multocida.
GACTCGGTGATGTTAGATAAAACGGATTTCACATATTTTCTTATTGGCGATCTCCCTCAACAAGAGGCAGAAAAGCTGGCACAAACGTATTTAGCCTCAGTAGAGATCAAACACTCACCTCGTCATTATTACGATAGTTCGCCTATCACACCCGCCAATCATTTTGTCATGCATGGCTTAGATGAACCACGTGCTGATGTCGAGATTTATTTCAGTACACCGAATCAATGGACACCTGAACTACAATATCAGTTAGATCTCTTAGCAGATGTACTGCAAGAAGTGCTTCGCTTAACACTGCGAGAACAATCATCAGGTATCTATGCTGTGAATAGTTGGTTTAATCAAGAAAAATCACATGCGCGCCTAGAGGGGAAAATTGAATTCAGTTGCGCCCCTGATCGCGTGGCAGAACTGACCGCACAAACGTACCATATTTTAGATGAAATCATGCAAAAAGGCGTTTCCGCCAGCTTATTAGAAAAGAAACGAAGTGAGAAACAAACACAAATCAAATTCCAATTTGATTCATTAGTGTCTATTGCCATGCTAATTGAACAAAGCTTTTGGCATACTCAAAGTCCAGATGAAATTTATCTGTATCAAAGACTCGAAGACATTGGACAAAAAAAATACATAGATAATCTCGCAAGAAAAATATTTCAGCCAAATGCACGTTTTCAAGCCATCTTGCAGCCTTAATAATATTTAAACGCTATTTTAATATGTTTATTTATGTTAAGATCATCCTGACTTATTTTCTTGTATAACAAAATTTTTAATTAAATATATTTAATTAAAAATAAAATTAATAAAATGTTAATAAATTTAAAATATGGTTAAATTATAAACAAAAACTGTGATGGATATCACAAATAAAAAAATTTATCTTGAAAAGATAAGGGAAATTAGCGAGACTAATGACTAAATGAAAGTAAGGCAATCTAATGTTAAATAAATAATACACTTGGAGAGTTTTATGTTAATACACGACTACTACAAAGAATATCATCCTGATAAAGGACGTTCCATTATGGCACATATTCGTAGAACAAGACATATTATGATGCCTTCGTATCGCTCTTGTTTTTCTTATTCAATCTTCAATTCCCAAATATCCTCATCTCATTACGCTCGCTGAGTGTAGCATCTAGAACTATCCTGCACCCTTTCGTACAGGCGAGTTGCTATTTTTTAAATATAACTTGGCGTTTAAGAATTTATTATTATTTTCTTATGCTTTTCTGTTGTATTTAAAATCACACATTATCATTAAAAAATAATTAATATATTTTTTAGTCCAACTCTTATTATCTAAATATAAATAATAAGAACTGAATTAATCAAAATATTAATTAAAATCCTGATCCGCCATTTAATAATAGCGGAGGGAATTTTATTACTTAAATAAACAAGGAGTCATCTATGCTAAATTTAAAAATTGCATATAGCCCATTAATTCGACCTTATTTTCATACAAATAGAGAACTCGTTTCTGTTCAAGAAACAGATTTCACCGACATTGGTGCAATTATCCTGAGTTCTGAAGATATTGAAGATTATATTGATAGTATACAAGCAACTGAATTTAATATTCCGGTCTTTGTTGCTGTCATTGAAGGTCAATTTTTAGATCCTCAATTCTTTGACAAAGTCTATCACGTTCAAGATCTCAACAACTACGACATCAACCTATACAGTCGCCAAATTGAAACTGCGGCGCGGTTTTACGAAGAAAAAATCCTCCCACCTTTCTTTAAAATGCTAAGTGAATATGTGGAAATGGGGAATTCTGCTTTTGATTGTCCAGGACACCAAGGTGGACAATATTTCCGTAAACATCCTGCAGGACGTTATCTCTATGATTTCTACGGTGAAAATATTTTCCGCTCAGATATCTGTAATGCCGATGTAAAATTAGGCGATTTGCTAATCCATGAAGGAGCCGCTTGTGATGCTCAAAAACACGCTGCTCAAGTCTTTAATGCTGATAAAACCTACTTCGTCTTAAATGGGACATCTTCTGCAAATAAAGTCGTCACCAATGCGTTACTCACACCGGGTGATCTTGTGCTCTTTGATCGTAACAATCACAAATCTATCCATCATGGTGCATTAATTCAAGCTGGTGCTACGCCTGTTTATTTGGAAACTGCGCGTAATCCATTTGGTTTTATCGGCGGGATCGATAGCCATTGTTTTGATGAAGATTATTTGAAATCTTTAATTAAAGATGTTGCGCCTGAAAAATTAACACAAGCACGTCCTTTCCGTTTAGCCGTCATTCAGCTCGGCACTTATGACGGAACCATCTATAATGCGCGCCAAGTCGTAGATAAAATTGGTCATTTATGTGACTACATCTTGTTTGATTCTGCGTGGGTAGGTTATGAACAATTCATTCCAATGATGAAAGATTGCTCACCGCTCTTGCTTGAATTAAATGAAAATGATCCCGGCATCATCGTGACACAATCAGTACACAAACAACAAGCCGGCTTCTCACAAGCTTCACAAATTCATAAAAAAGACAAGCACATTAAAGGTCAACAGCGCTACTGTAATCATAAACGCTTTAATAATGCATTCATGTTACACGCCTCCACCAGCCCATTCTACCCTCTTTTTGCCACACTTGATGTCAATGCAAAAATTCAAGGTACCCCTGCGGGTATTCGTTTATGGCATGACTGTGTCAAAATCGGGATAGAAGCACGTAAAATGGTGCTGAATAGTTGTGATCTGATCAAACCGTTTATTCCGCCTTATGTCAATGGCAAAAAATGGCAAGACTACGATACAGAAGAAATGGCAAATGATTTAACATTCTTCAAATTCCATGCTGATGATAAATGGCATCAATTTGAAGGTTATGTAGATAACCAATATTTTGTTGATCCATGTAAATTCATGCTAACGACGCCGGGTATTGATATTGAAACAGGTGAATACGAAGACTTCGGTGTCCCTGCTACGATTCTTGCTAATTATTTACGTGAAAACGGCATTATTCCGGAAAAATGTGACTTAAACTCAATTCTCTTCTTATTAACGCCAGCAGAAACCCTCACCAAAATGCAAAGTTTGGTTGCACAAATTGCGGCATTTGAACAACACATCAAAAAAGATTCCTTGTTAAAAGAAGTCTTACCAAGTGTTTATTACAACAATGAAAAACGCTATGAAGGTTATACCATCCGTCGTCTTTGCCAAGAAATGCATGATTTGTATGTCAGCCGTAACGTGAAAACTTTACAACGCAACTTATTCAGAAAAGCAACCTTGCCTGAATATGTGATGAATCCACATCAAGCTAATCTTGAATTTGTTCGTAATCGTGTAGAACTGGTTCCACTAACCGAAATCGTTAATCGCATTGCGGCAGAAGGAGCACTTCCTTATCCACCGGGTGTGCTTTGTGTCGTACCGGGTGAAAAATGGAGTCAGACTGCACAGGAATATTTCTTAGCACTCGAAGAAGGCATCAATTTATTACCAGGTTTCGCACCAGAAATTCAAGGGGTATATCTACAACAAGATGCAGATGGACGTATTCGTGCTTATGGCTACGTATTAACTGAAAACTAAATCATTAACTAAAAAAGTACAGTATGCATTTACTGTACTTTTATGAGGATACAATTATGAGTGCAAGAAATAATAAAATTGGTGTTGTTCAACTCACTATTCTTACTATGGTTAACATGATGGGCTCAGGCATCATTATGTTACCCACAAAATTGGCAGAAATTGGTACCATTTCAATCTTATCGTGGTTAGTAACTGCCGTTGGTTCTACTGCACTGGCTTATGCCTTCGCACAATGTGGTATGTTTAGCAAAAAATCCGGTGGTATGGGTGGCTATGCCGAATATGCTTTCGGTAAAGCAGGGAATTTCATGGCGAACTATACTTATGGTGTTTCATTGGTCATTGCTAACACAGCCATTGCGATTTCCGCAGTAGGTTATGGTTCCGAATTACTTGAGGTAAGCCTCTCCCCTGTTGCGATCGCTGGCTGGACAATTATCACTTTATGGCTTGCGACGTCCCTTAACTTTGGGGGAGCTCGTATTACAGGTAATATTAGTTCATTTACCATTTGGGGTGTCATTATTCCGGTGGTTGGTTTATGCATTATTGGCTGGAAATGGTTTGATGCCGACATGTATATCAATGCTTGGAACCCACATCATGTGCCGACGTTTGAAGCAATTGGGGTGTCTATTTCCATGACATTATGGGCATTCCTTGGCTTAGAATCTGCCTGTGCAAATACCGATGTGGTCGAAAATCCAGAACGTAACGTACCCATTGCGGTACTCGGCGGCACCTTAGGCGCAGCCGCGATCTATATCGTGTCAACCAATGTGATTGCCGGTATTGTACCGAATATGGATTTGGCTAATTCAACCGCGCCTTTCGGATTAGCTTTTGCTCATATGTTTAATGAAACAACGGGTAAAATTGTGATGGGCTTGATGGTACTCTCTTGCTTTGGTTCACTCCTCGGCTGGCAGTTCACCATTGCTCAAGTCTTCAGAAGCTCTGCTGAAGAAGGCTATTTCCCTGCCTTTTTCAAGAAAGTAACAAGCAAAGATGCACCAATCATCGGCATGGTGACAATTACAGTGATTCAAAGCTTGTTATCCTTAATGACGATCAGTCCATCCTTAAACAAACAATTTAATGTATTAGTGGATCTTGCCGTCGTCACGAACGTTATCCCTTATATTCTTTCGATGGCTGCATTAATGGTGTTACAAAAAGTGGAAAAAGTCCCGGCACAGAAAGCAAAAATCACGACATTTGTCGCCTTTATTGGCTCCGTGTACAGTATTTATGCACTCTATGCGGCAGGACAAGAACCGATGTTATATGGTTCAATTGCCACCTTTATTGGTTGGACACTATATGGTTTTGTGTCAGATAAATTTGATATAAAAGCCAAAGTCTAGTTCCGCAGATAAGCTATTCTCTCAAAGTGCGATTTATTTCTTAAATCGCACTTTTTTATAGCAATTCAATCTATCAAAGCAATTTCTCCTAGCCTTTTAATATAATTAAGGTATAATTTTCGATCGCGTAAACGTTTGCTCAAAATCCTACTATAAATTATCAATTCAAATGAGGAGAATATATGCCACTCAATTTACGTCATCGTCATTTCTTGCGTTTAATGGATTTCACGCCAACCGAAATTCAATTCCTACTCGACCTCTCTGCCAACTTAAAAAAAGCAAAATATACCGGAACAGAACAACCTCGTTTGAAAGGGAAAAATATTGCCTTAATTTTTGAGAAAACGTCAACACGCACGCGCTGTTCATTTGAAGTGGCAGCGTATGATCAAGGGGCAAATGTCACTTATATCGGTCCAAGTGGTTCACAAATTGGTCATAAAGAATCAATGAAAGACACGGCTCGAGTTTTAGGCCGTATGTATGACGGAATTCAATATCGTGGTTATGGACAGGAATTAGTCGAGATTCTCGCACAGTACTCAGGCGTTCCTGTTTGGAATGGGTTAACTGATGATTTTCATCCAACACAAATTCTTGCTGATTTTCTGACAATGTTAGAACACGGTGAAGGCAAACGTCTTAATCAAATGAAAATGGCCTATTTGGGTGATGCCAGAAATAACATGGGAAATTCTTTTGTTGAAGGTGCGGCATTAATGGGCATGGATCTCCGTTTAGTCGCGCCTAAAGCCTATTGGCCAGAACAAAAACTGCTTGATGAGGTCGCAGAAATGGCGAAGAAAACTGGCGCAAAAATTACCTGTACAGAAAACGTAGAGGAAGGGGTGAAAGGTGTTGATTTCCTTTACACCGATATTTGGGTCTCCATGGGCGAGCCTGAAGAAGCCTGGGAACAGCGCATTAACTTAATGAAACCATACCAAGTCAACAAGGCGTTACTTGAAAAAACAGGTAATCCAAAAGTGAAATTTATGCACTGTTTGCCTGCTTTCCACGATGAAAATACAACGGTCGGTAAAGAAATGGCGCAAAAATATGGTATGAACGGTCTTGAAGTCACCGATGAGGTATTTGAATCAGATGCCTCCATCGTGTTTGATGAAGCAGAAAACCGTATGCATACAATTAAAGCAGTGATGGTGGCAACGTTAGGTCAGTAAGACGTTGTTCTTCTCATAAAAAATCCCCAAAAATGCACCGCACTTTTGGGGTTTTATTTTTAGTATCGGCTATGAAAGCTGTGTTGTGATTTGTTCCAACGCGTTATCAAACATCTCATAGCGTTTTCGATACATAGAACGTTTTTTACTTTGAATGTCTTCTAGCGGTTTTCGTTCAACATCAGCAGGAAGACACCAATATTCACCTTGTTTTACCGCATCATTTTCTTGCCAAAACTCATCGTAATTAAATAATAACCGCTCCGAATCATTCCAACGGTATTTTGCTTGCTGACGATGCGGAATCCCTAGTAATTGACAATCGAGTTGTTGAGCAAGAAAACGAAATCCATTCACGAGCATAAACATTGGGCGAACACCGTGTAGTTGCTTGGTTCCTACACGCACAATCTCTTGTGCATGTTCCCCTTTTGGTCCCTGAATAGAAGCGATTAATAGCTGCTTCTCTGACAAAAACGTAAACGAGGCATCATAAACACTTTGCTTTGTTTCTGTATTTTGGATATTTAAAGAGAAAAAGCCTTCAAAGGGATCAATCGTATTAATATTCAAATTTAAGCTGAGTGAATCAGTGAGCGTAGCGAGTGTAAGCGTGCCTTTTGCCAATAAATGCTGACAACGTTCAACACCGAACTTCGCTGTCGCAACCATTAAATTTGTTGTGATCGCCTGAAGTCGCTGTGAGCCTCCCCAGCGGCGATTACAATAGGTTGATAGTAAACCATTGACACGATAAGGATGCTGTTGAAATAGCGGTATCCAAAGGGGATGTTGATTTAAAAACTGATCAAACTGCCCACATTGTTTATGATAAAGTCGATACGCATATTGATAACGTAAATATTCTCTAAAACGCTTTAATTTACGTTTTTCATGAGGGTACATTTGACTAAAATTGGGAAAAGAAAAAGCAGGTTGCATAACAATATCGCTACGTGAGATGAATTTATGGCGGGC
It contains:
- the speFL gene encoding leader peptide SpeFL; this translates as MLIHDYYKEYHPDKGRSIMAHIRRTRHIMMPSYRSCFSYSIFNSQISSSHYAR
- the speF gene encoding ornithine decarboxylase SpeF; translated protein: MLNLKIAYSPLIRPYFHTNRELVSVQETDFTDIGAIILSSEDIEDYIDSIQATEFNIPVFVAVIEGQFLDPQFFDKVYHVQDLNNYDINLYSRQIETAARFYEEKILPPFFKMLSEYVEMGNSAFDCPGHQGGQYFRKHPAGRYLYDFYGENIFRSDICNADVKLGDLLIHEGAACDAQKHAAQVFNADKTYFVLNGTSSANKVVTNALLTPGDLVLFDRNNHKSIHHGALIQAGATPVYLETARNPFGFIGGIDSHCFDEDYLKSLIKDVAPEKLTQARPFRLAVIQLGTYDGTIYNARQVVDKIGHLCDYILFDSAWVGYEQFIPMMKDCSPLLLELNENDPGIIVTQSVHKQQAGFSQASQIHKKDKHIKGQQRYCNHKRFNNAFMLHASTSPFYPLFATLDVNAKIQGTPAGIRLWHDCVKIGIEARKMVLNSCDLIKPFIPPYVNGKKWQDYDTEEMANDLTFFKFHADDKWHQFEGYVDNQYFVDPCKFMLTTPGIDIETGEYEDFGVPATILANYLRENGIIPEKCDLNSILFLLTPAETLTKMQSLVAQIAAFEQHIKKDSLLKEVLPSVYYNNEKRYEGYTIRRLCQEMHDLYVSRNVKTLQRNLFRKATLPEYVMNPHQANLEFVRNRVELVPLTEIVNRIAAEGALPYPPGVLCVVPGEKWSQTAQEYFLALEEGINLLPGFAPEIQGVYLQQDADGRIRAYGYVLTEN
- a CDS encoding VirK/YbjX family protein, giving the protein MQPAFSFPNFSQMYPHEKRKLKRFREYLRYQYAYRLYHKQCGQFDQFLNQHPLWIPLFQQHPYRVNGLLSTYCNRRWGGSQRLQAITTNLMVATAKFGVERCQHLLAKGTLTLATLTDSLSLNLNINTIDPFEGFFSLNIQNTETKQSVYDASFTFLSEKQLLIASIQGPKGEHAQEIVRVGTKQLHGVRPMFMLVNGFRFLAQQLDCQLLGIPHRQQAKYRWNDSERLLFNYDEFWQENDAVKQGEYWCLPADVERKPLEDIQSKKRSMYRKRYEMFDNALEQITTQLS
- the argF gene encoding ornithine carbamoyltransferase, which translates into the protein MPLNLRHRHFLRLMDFTPTEIQFLLDLSANLKKAKYTGTEQPRLKGKNIALIFEKTSTRTRCSFEVAAYDQGANVTYIGPSGSQIGHKESMKDTARVLGRMYDGIQYRGYGQELVEILAQYSGVPVWNGLTDDFHPTQILADFLTMLEHGEGKRLNQMKMAYLGDARNNMGNSFVEGAALMGMDLRLVAPKAYWPEQKLLDEVAEMAKKTGAKITCTENVEEGVKGVDFLYTDIWVSMGEPEEAWEQRINLMKPYQVNKALLEKTGNPKVKFMHCLPAFHDENTTVGKEMAQKYGMNGLEVTDEVFESDASIVFDEAENRMHTIKAVMVATLGQ
- the potE gene encoding putrescine-ornithine antiporter produces the protein MSARNNKIGVVQLTILTMVNMMGSGIIMLPTKLAEIGTISILSWLVTAVGSTALAYAFAQCGMFSKKSGGMGGYAEYAFGKAGNFMANYTYGVSLVIANTAIAISAVGYGSELLEVSLSPVAIAGWTIITLWLATSLNFGGARITGNISSFTIWGVIIPVVGLCIIGWKWFDADMYINAWNPHHVPTFEAIGVSISMTLWAFLGLESACANTDVVENPERNVPIAVLGGTLGAAAIYIVSTNVIAGIVPNMDLANSTAPFGLAFAHMFNETTGKIVMGLMVLSCFGSLLGWQFTIAQVFRSSAEEGYFPAFFKKVTSKDAPIIGMVTITVIQSLLSLMTISPSLNKQFNVLVDLAVVTNVIPYILSMAALMVLQKVEKVPAQKAKITTFVAFIGSVYSIYALYAAGQEPMLYGSIATFIGWTLYGFVSDKFDIKAKV